ATTTTATTAATTTTTTAAACTAGGAAGTATTTTTTCTTTTTTTTGCCATGTCAAGATATCACATCCGTAATTTGTCACTAATATAGTATGTTCATATTGAGCAGATAATGAATGATCTTTTGTTTTTACAGTCCAACCATCTTTCATGCATTTTACTTCTGATTTTCCTGTATTTACCATGGGTTCAATAGTAAAAATCATCCCATTTTTTAGAATTGTTTTATTGTTATTTTTATAATGTAATATGTGTGGTTCTTCGTGAAATTTAGAGCCAATACCGTGTCCACAATATTCTTTTACCACTGAAAAACCATGACTGTCGACATAATTTTCAATTATTTCTCCAATTTTAAATATTGGTATTCCTGCTTTTATTATTTTTAAAGATGCATAGAGACTTTCTTGTGTTATTTTACATAAATATTTAGATAAAATGCTTGGTTTTCCTACAAAAAACATTTTTGAAGTATCTGCATAATAATTATTTTTAATAACAGTAATATCAATATTAACTATATCTCCTATTTTTAAAATTTCATTTTTACTCGGAATACCATGACATACAACATCATTAACAGAAATACAAACAGATTTCGGGAATCCATGATAACCTAAACATGCTGGAATAGCGCCATTTTGTTTAATAAAATTATGACAAATATTGTTTAATTCTTCTGTACTAACATCTGGTTGCACATATTTTTCAATCATTTCTAATACTTTTGCAGCTAATTTTCCAGATATTCTCATTTTTTCTATTTCTGATTCTTTTTTTACCATACAATTCATAATTTTTGACCATAATTTAGATATATTAAATTAATTTATTTCAATTATAGTTTATCAAATTTGATTATAAAATTTTTTTATTTCATTAATTTAAGAAAATAAAATACATTTACAATTATTACTGATTTTAAATATTGAAGTGTGATATATTTATTCAATTTATTAAATATGTTTAATATAGTATAAAAATATTTTTTTTTTACTTGAAAAGTTGTAAAATTATTGTTTTTATTAAATGTTTATTTTTAAAATCTTTTCTTTTAAAGGAGTTTGTATGGAAATAGTTTCAATGAAAGATATGTTACAAGCAGGAGTACATTTTGGACATCAAACTAGATATTGGAACCCAAAAATGAAACCATTTATCTTTGGTTCTAAAAACAAAGTACATATCATTAATTTAGAAAAAACCCTTCCAATGTTGAATTTTGCTTTGTTAGAGTTGAAAAAAATATCTTTTAAAAAGGGAAAAATATTATTTGTTGGAACAAAAAGAGCGGCTAGTAAAAAAATTAAAGAAACAGCAATAAATTGCAATCAATTTTATGTTAATCATCGTTGGTTAGGAGGGATGCTTACTAATTGGAAAACAGTGCGTCAATCTATTAAGCGTTTAAAAGATTTAGAAATAGAATCCAAAGATGGAACTTTTCTAAAGCTTACAAAAAAAGAGGCATTAATACGAGCACGGGAGTTATCTAAATTAGAGAATAGTTTAGGTGGTATAAAAAATATGGGAGGTCTTCCAGATTGTTTATTCGTGATTGATGCTGCTCATGAGCACATTGCTATTCAAGAAGCAAATAACTTAGGCATTCCAGTTTTTTCAGTCGTAGATACTAACTCTAATCCTGACGGTGTCGATTATATAATACCTGGAAATGATGACGCAATTAGATCTGTAGCACTATATTTAAAAGCCGTCTCAATAAGTATTTGTAAAACAGATACTCAAATTTCATTAAAAAATGAATCAATAAATTCCAAAGAAAATATAAATACTTAATATATATATTGATATTTTAAAAATTAAAGAGATTATTTTTATGACTGAAATCACTGCTGAATTAATTAAAAAGTTAAGATTGCGTACAGGTGTTGGTTTTATGGAATGTAAGCGAGCGCTAGTAGAAGAGAATGGAGATATTGAATTATCAATTGACAACTTAAGAAAA
This portion of the Buchnera aphidicola (Aphis gossypii) genome encodes:
- the map gene encoding type I methionyl aminopeptidase, which gives rise to MNCMVKKESEIEKMRISGKLAAKVLEMIEKYVQPDVSTEELNNICHNFIKQNGAIPACLGYHGFPKSVCISVNDVVCHGIPSKNEILKIGDIVNIDITVIKNNYYADTSKMFFVGKPSILSKYLCKITQESLYASLKIIKAGIPIFKIGEIIENYVDSHGFSVVKEYCGHGIGSKFHEEPHILHYKNNNKTILKNGMIFTIEPMVNTGKSEVKCMKDGWTVKTKDHSLSAQYEHTILVTNYGCDILTWQKKEKILPSLKN
- the rpsB gene encoding 30S ribosomal protein S2 — encoded protein: MEIVSMKDMLQAGVHFGHQTRYWNPKMKPFIFGSKNKVHIINLEKTLPMLNFALLELKKISFKKGKILFVGTKRAASKKIKETAINCNQFYVNHRWLGGMLTNWKTVRQSIKRLKDLEIESKDGTFLKLTKKEALIRARELSKLENSLGGIKNMGGLPDCLFVIDAAHEHIAIQEANNLGIPVFSVVDTNSNPDGVDYIIPGNDDAIRSVALYLKAVSISICKTDTQISLKNESINSKENINT